One Homo sapiens chromosome 7 genomic patch of type NOVEL, GRCh38.p14 PATCHES HSCHR7_3_CTG4_4 DNA window includes the following coding sequences:
- the OR2A5 gene encoding olfactory receptor 2A5, which translates to MTKNQTWVTEFILLGFPLSLRIQMLLSGLFSLLYVFTLLGNGAILGLIWLDSRLHTPMYFFLSHLAIIDISYASNNVPKMLTNLGLNKRKTISFVPCTMQTFLYMAFAHTECLILVMMSYDRYMAICHPLQYSVIMRWGVCTVLAVTSWACGSLLALVHVVLILRLPFCGPHEINHFFCEILSVLKLACADTWLNQVVIFAASVFILVGPLCLVLVSYSRILAAILRIQSGEGRRKAFSTCSSHLCMVGLFFGSAIVMYMAPKSRHPEEQQKVLSLFYSLFNPMLNPLIYSLRNAEVKGALKRVLWKQRSK; encoded by the coding sequence ATGACAAAAAATCAGACATGGGTCACAGAATTCATTCTCCTGGGATTTCCACTCAGCCTAAGGATTCAGATGCTCCTCTCTGGGCTTTTCTCCCTGTTATACGTCTTCACCCTGCTGGGAAATGGGGCCATCCTGGGGCTCATCTGGCTGGACTCCAGACTgcacacccccatgtacttctttCTCTCACACCTGGCCATCATTGATATTTCGTATGCTTCCAACAATGTCCCCAAGATGCTGACAAACCTTGGCttgaacaagagaaaaacaatctcCTTTGTCCCATGCACAATGCAGACCTTTTTATACATGGCTTTTGCTCACACTGAGTGTCTCATCTTGGTAATGATGTCCTACGATCGGTACATGGCTATCTGCCACCCTCTGCAATATTCTGTCATCATGAGATGGGGAGTGTGCACAGTCCTGGCTGTCACTTCTTGGGCATGTGGTTCCCTTCTGGCCCTGGTCCATGTGGTTCTCATCCTGAGGCTGCCCTTCTGTGGGCCCCATGAAATCAACCACTTCTtctgtgaaatcctgtctgtcCTCAAGTTGGCCTGTGCTGACACCTGGCTCAACCAGGTGGTCATCTTTGCTGCTTCAGTGTTCATCCTGGTGGGGCCGCTCTGCCTGGTGCTGGTCTCCTACTCGCGCATCCTGGCGGCCATCTTGAGGATCCAGTCTGGGGAGGGCCGCAGAAAGGCCTTCTCCACCTGCTCCTCCCACCTTTGCATGGTGGGACTCTTCTTTGGCAGCGCCATTGTCATGTACATGGCCCCCAAGTCCCGCCACCCTGAGGAGCAGCAGAAGGTCCTTTCCCTGTTTTACAGCCTTTTCAACCCGATGCTGAACCCCTTGATCTATAGCCTGAGGAACGCAGAGGTCAAGGGTGCCCTGAAAAGAGTGTTGTGGAAACAGAGATCAAAGTGA